The nucleotide sequence CCCCCATAAGCCAATTACTCAGAGACCTGCTGAAACAAGAATGGGTAAAGGAAAAGGCGCTGTGGAATTCTATGTAGCTCCCATAAAAGAAGGTACAATATTGTACGAAGTACGCGGAGTTTCAGAAGAGAAAGCGCAGGAAGCTTTGAGACTTGCTTCCCACAAACTTCCTGTAAAGTGTAAGTTTGTCAGAAAATCACAGGTTGAAGGAGGCGAAGAATGAAGCCTTCAGAGATAAGAGAAATGACAGCTAATGAAATAGAAAATAAAGAAAAAGAGCTTCGTGAAGATTTGTTCAGACTCAAATTTAAACTGGCAACCGGAGAGCTGGAAGATACGTCGAAAATTAAGCTGACTCGCAGAGATATCGCCAGATTGAAAACAATCTTAAAAGAGAAAAAAGCAGAGGTATAAGATGCAGGAAAGAGGTGTAAGAAAAATAAGAAAGGGCGTTGTTACCAGTAATAAAATGGACAAAACGATCGTTGTCAAAGTTGAAGGGCTTAAGCTTCACAGTAGATATCAAAAGTATATTAAAAGAAGCAAAGAGTTTAAAGCCCATGATCCGAACAATGAGTGTCAAATGGGCGATATAGTGGAAATAATGGAAACAAGACCTCTCAGCAAAACCAAACGCTGGAGATTTGTAAAGTTGATAGAACGTCCGATTGGGGCTGCAGATAATAGTTAAATAGTTTAGGGGTATAAATATGATTCAGATACAATCTAATCTAAAAGTGGCAGATAACTCTGGTGCGAGAGAACTACAGTGTATTAAAGTGCTTGGTGGCTCAAAAAAGAAATACGGCAGAATTGGTGATGTTATAGTTGCTAGTGTAAAAGATGCCATACCTGACAGTAATGTTAAAAAAGGCTCTGTTGTCAAGGCAGTAATAGTTAGAACAAGAAAAGAGAACAGGCGTACAGACGGAACCTATATCAAATTTGATGATAATGCTGCCGTTTTGATTAACAAAAATAACGAGCCGCTTGGTACACGTGTTTTCGGCCCTGTTGCAAGGGATTTGAGAGCTAAGGGATTTGTAAAAATAGTCTCCATGGCTCCTGAGGTACTTTAGGAGGTAATAATGGCATTGGTAAAATATAAACTGAAAAAAAATGATCCTGTTATTGTTAAAGTAGGAAAAGACAAGGGTAAAAAGTCTAAGATACTTAAAGTTGACAAAAAAAACGCTAAGTTATTTTTAGAGGATGTCAATGTAGTAAAGAGGCATACAAAACCGAATCCTATGGATCCGGACGGCGGAATTCATGAAAAAGAGATGCCGATAGACATTTCAAATGCAATGTATTACTGCAAAAAATGTGACTCCGGCGTGCGGCTTGGTGTGAAAGTCCTCGGCTCCGGACAGAAGCAGCGATTTTGCAAGTCATGCGGCGAAATTGTCGATAAAGATTAATAGAGAGGTATAGGATGTCTGTTTTGAAGGAAAAATACAGAAATGAAGTGATTCCGCACCTGCAAAGCAAGTTTGGGTATAAGAATGTGATGCAGATACCTAAGATAGAAAAAGTTGTTCTTAATATGGGTGTTGGAGAGGCTATTGGTAATCCTAAAATTCTGGAAAATGCTGTTAGTGATATGACAATGATTGCCGGTCAAAAACCGGTTATTACCAAAGCCAAAAAATCAATTGCCGGATTTAAACTGAGAGAAGGTATGCCTATAGGATGTAAAGTTACACTTAGAGGCGAAAGGGCTTATGAATTTTTAAACCGTCTTATCAATGTTGCTTTGGCCAGAGTGAGGGATTTCTCCGGTGTAAATCCTAAATCCTTTGATGGAAGGGGAAATTACGCTCTCGGACTTAAAGAGCAAATTGTTTTTCCGGAGATTGATTATGATAAAATTGATAAAATTAGAGGTTTTGATGTTATTATAACTACAACAGCACAAACAGACGAGGAAGCAAGAGAGCTTCTAAGGGCACTTGGAATGCCATTTGCAGAAAGTTAGGAGGAAATTGTGGCAAAAACATCGAAATATTACTCAGCAATGAGAAAGAAAAAATTTAAGGTAAGAGAATATAACAGGTGTCCCATTTGCGGCAGAGCAAGATCTTACATAAGAAGGTTTGATATGTGCAGGATTTGTTTCAGGCAGCTGGCAAATGAGGGGATGATACCTGGTGTAAAAAAAGCAAGCTGGTAAGCAGCTTGGATATCGATTACCTCGAAAAAAGGAGATGAATTATGGTAATGACTGATCCAGTATCGGATATGCTGGCACGTATCAGAAACGCAAATATGGTGAATCATCAGCAGGTTAGTTTGCCATATTCCAAATTAAAAGAATCAATTCTGGAAATAATGAAAAACGAAGGGTATATTAAGAACTATCGAGTAGAGACAGAAAACAATAAGAGCACGATTAATGTCCTTCTGAAGTATTCCGAATTGGGTGATCCGGTTATTAAAGGTCTTAAAAAAGTGAGTAAACCGGGCAGACGACAATACGTAAAATCAAAAAATCTCAGCCCTGTACTTGGTGGACTGGGCACAGGGATCGTATCTACTTCCCATGGATTAAAGACCGTCAAGGATTGTATTAATGAAAAAATCGGCGGTGAATATCTGTGTCAAATCTGGTAAATGGGGTATAAATTATGTCAAGGATCGGAAAAAAACCAATAGAGATACCAAATGGTGTCAAAGTTAGCGTAAAAGATAATGTCGTAGCTGTTGAAGGACCTAAGGGCAAGCTTTCTGAACGAATTCACCCTTTGGTTGATGTAAATCTTGATGACAGCAATATTTCGGTTTCCATTAATGATGAAAGTAAGAAGAGCAGATCCCTTTACGGCTTGTCCCGGACACTTATTAACAATATGATTATAGGTGTATCCGAAGGATTCCAGCGCACACTTCTCATAGAAGGTGTAGGATACAGGGTTGCTCTAAAGGGAAAAAGTTTGGATTTTTCTCTGGGTTATTCACATCCTATTGTTGTGGACCCCCCTGAAGGCATTGAATTTGCCGTTGAGGGCAATCAGAAACTCATTGTTAAAGGTGTAAGCAAGCAACAGGTCGGCCAGGTTGCGGCTGATATCAGAAAGCTTAGAAAGCCTGAACCTTATAAAGGCAAAGGTGTCAGGTATGAAGATGAGCGTATCATAAGAAAAGCCGGCAAATCTGGAAAATAGTGGGGTGAGAAGTGGCTAAGTTAAGCAGAAGTGAAGTCAGGAGAAAAAAACATTTCAGAATAAGAAAAAAAATATCGGGAACGGCTGATAAACCCAGATTGTGTGTGTTTAAAAGCAATAAATATTTTTATGCACAATTAATTAATGATGAAAACGGTGTAACATTGGCATCAGCATCAAGTATTGAGAAAGACCATAGAGGCAATGCAAATAAGCAGTCTGCTACAGATGTCGGCAAGAGGATCGCCGAAAGAGCTCTGGAAAAGGGCTGCAAAGAGGTTGTTTTTGACAGGAGCGGATATATTTATCACGGTAATATCAAGGCCTTTGCAGATTCTGCAAGAGAGGCCGGCCTCGAATTTTAAACAAGGAGGATACATTGAGCACAAATGATAACCAGTTAGTGGATAAAGTTGTAAACATAGGTAGGGTCACAAAAGTTGTTAAAGGCGGTAGAATTTTCAGATTTACTGCTATTGTTGTTGTCGGCGACTATAACGGGAGAGTAGGTATAGGCCTGGGAAAAGCCCGTGAAGTACCTGATGCTATAAAAAAGGCTTCCGATGATGCCAAAAAGAATCTTGTGGAGGTTCCTGTAGTAAAGGGGACTATTCCTCACGAAACAATCGGAAAATACAGTGCGGCCGAAATAGTCATGAAGCCTGCTGCACCTGGTACGGGTATTATTGCAGGTAGCGTCACGAGGTCTCTGTTTGAGCTTGCGGGTGTTCAGAACATACTTGCTAAATCCACACGAAGCAGAAATCCCCTGAATCTTCTTTACGCCGGGTTAAACGGGCTTTTAAGCATAAGGACTCTAGAAGAGGTGGCCGCAGCAAGAGGAAAAACTGTACAGGAAATTATTTAAGAGGTGTCTAAAATGAAGTTGCACGACTTAAAACCGGCAGATAATGCCAATAAAAACAGAAAAAGACGCGGCAGAGGTGGTTCCAGTGGTCTCGGTACCACTTCCGGCAGAGGTCACAAGGGTCAGAAGGCAAGATCCGGTGGAGGCGTGAGACCCGGTTTTGAAGGCGGTCAAATGCCGATCACCAGAAGGCTGCCGAAAAGAGGTTTCAACAACTCTAAATTCGCTAAAACTGTCGAAATTGTTAATTTATCTGATATAGACATAAAGTATGCTGACGGGGAAACAGTAAACAGAGAAACTCTCGTTGAAAAAAGACTTATAAAGGGTAATAAAGATTTGATAAAAGTACTCGGTGAAGGTGATTTTTCCAAAAAATTAACGTTTGATGTTGATAAAGTATCCGGTTCTGCGGAAGAGAAGATCAAAAAAGCCGGAAGCGAGCTCAGCTGACGGAATAAACAGATCAAATGGATCACAGGAACGCGGAAATATAATATTTATTGAGGTTATTAATGTTTAAAAAGATTGAGAACATATTTTCGGTACCCGAATTAAGAAGACGGATATTGTTTACACTTGCCTTGTTAATAGTTTATAGAATCGGTACACATGTACCCACGCCAGGTATAAATTCTGATGCGCTGCAGCAGTTTTTTGCCCAGCAGTCCGGTAACATTCTTGGTATGGTTGACATGTTTACCGGAGGTGCTCTCAGTCGTTTAACCGTTTTCGGACTTGGTATTATGCCTTATATTTCCGCCTCAATTATTATACAGTTATTAACAGTTGTTGTTCCGCACCTGGCTGAACTGAAGAAACAGGGTTCAGAAGGCCAGGAGAAAATAACGAAATATACAAGGTATGGTACAGTTGGCATAAGTGCTGTGCAGGGGCTTGGTATAGCTATAGGGCTGGAAGCCATGAACTCTCCAACAGGCACGGCAGTTGTTATGTTTCCGGGATGGGGCTTCAGACTCGTGACAGCTCTGACCCTGACAACGGGTACAGTCTTTCTTATGTGGCTGGGTGAGAGGATAACGGAAAAAGGTATCGGCAATGGTATTTCCCTTATAATATTTGCTGGTATTGTTGCAAGATTTCCTGCTGCAGTGGCAAATACCTTTAGAATGATGCAAACCGGGGAACTTCAGATTATTACACTGATTGTTGTACTTGCGATTATACTTGGTGTTACGGCAGCTATTGTATATGTGGAGATTTCCAGCAGACGGCTGCCTATTCAGTATGTCCGCAAGGCCGGAGCCGGAACCAGAGGCGGGAATGTTTCGAATTCTTATCTGCCCCTGAAGCTGAACCCTGCAAATGTTATCCCGATAATTTTTGCCGCGTCCATTATGTCATTCCCAAGTACTCTTTCTACCTTTTCACAAAATTCAATTTTTTCTCAGATCGGGGTGTGGTTTTCCCCATCATCGCCAGTTTACTATATTTTGTATGTAGTACTGATTGTATTTTTCACTTATTTTTATACATCTATCATTTTTAATCCGGATGATGTAGCTGACAATATACAGAAAAGCGGTGGAGTCATACCAGGCAAAAGGCCCGGCAAGGCTACGTCAGATTTTATCGATTATGTTCTTTCCAGACTGACATTTATTGGAGCACTGTATCTTTCTGTTTTGGCGATTCTGCCCCAGTTTATCATATCCTGGTTTAACGTTCCGTTCTATTTCGGCGGCACAAGTCTTCTTATTGTAATAGGTGTGGGACTTGACCTTATTCAGCGTATTGAATCGCATCTGATAACACATAATTATGACGGATTTTTAAAGAGAGGAAAAGTTAAAAGAGGTGGTTTTGCATGATTAATATGGTTTTTTTGGGCCCTCCGGGAGCAGGTAAAGGTACTCAGTCAGAACAGATTATTAAAGATTTTGGAATTGTGCAGGTTTCCACAGGTGATATCCTCAGAAAAGCTGTAAAAGATGGAAGCGAACTTGGAAAACTTGCCAAGCAGTATATGGATGAAGGCAAACTGGTGCCGGATGATGTGATTATAGGCATTGTAAAAGATCGTTTGAAAGAAAAGGATTGTCAGAACGGTTTCATACTTGATGGTTTTCCCAGAACCATACCTCAGGCTGAAGCTTTGGATAAAATGCTTAAAGATGATCTGAATATATCTCTGACACATGTGATTTCTCTGGAAGTGGATGACGGAAAAATTATAGAAAGACTGACCGGCAGAAGAACCTGTCCGCAATGCGGCAGAGGTTACCATATTTCTTTTGATCCACCGGAAAAGCAAGAAATTTGTGATGAATGCAACACACAGCTTGTTCAAAGGGATGACGATAAAGAGGAAACAATAAAAAAACGACTGAACGTTTATCACGAGCAGACAGAGCAGTTAAAGGATTACTATAGAAAGCAGAGTATACTGACAACTGTGGACGGTGAAAAAACTCCCGATGAGGTCTATAAAAATATTAAAGATATTTTAAGCTGACATATGGTTATATTGAAATCTTCCAGTGAACTGGAATATATGAGAAAAGCCGGAGCAATTGTAAAAGAGGTTCTTAGCGGTTTATATGATATTATAAAACCCGGTGTTACCACAAAAACTATTGACAAATATGTTTATGATACTATAATTTCCCGCTCAGCTACGCCTTCGTTTAAAAATTACCGGGGGTTCAGTGGTTCAGCTTGTGTATCGATAAACGAAGTGGTTGTTCACGGAATACCAGGAGAGAATGTTCTCAAAAACGGCGATATAATAAGCGTGGATGTTGGAGCATATAAAGACGGTTTTCACGGAGATGCCGCCAGGATTTACCCTGTCGGTGAAATAAGTGACAAAGCGTCAAAACTGATAGACGTAACAAAAGAAAGTTTTTTTAAAGGAATTGAAAAGGCAGAAGTCGGCGGGAGATTGCTTGATATCTCTCATGCTATTCAGACTTATGTCGAAGAAAATGGATTTAATGTAATAAGGGATTATTACGGACACGGAATCGGCAGGGAGCTTCATGAAGACCCTGCTATACCTAATTATGGGAAACCTAACCGCGGCACAAGGCTTAGGGCTGGCATGGTTTTAGCAATAGAACCTATGGTTGTTGAAGGCAGTTATGAGGTTGAAACCTTGGATGACGGCTGGACAGTCGTGACAAAAGACAGGGGGCTTGCTGCACATTATGAAAATACTGTGGCAATTACCCATAACGGGCCGGAAATATTAACAAACTAAGGAATTTGTATGGGGAAAAAGGATACTATCGAGTTTGAAGGCACAGTACTTGAAGCGTTGCCCAATGCAATGTTCAGAGTAGAGCTGGAAAATGAACACGAAGTTTTAGCTCATTTATCAGGCAAGATGCGGATGCATTTTATCAGGATTCTACCGGGTGATAAAGTTACCGTAGAAATTTCCCCGTATGACCTGTCAAGAGGAAGGATTACTTACAGGCACAAATAAGCAAGGAGTCAGTAATGAAAGTGAAAGCTAGTGTAAAACCGATATGTAAAAAGTGTAAAGTGATTAAGCGCAGGGGAATTGTAAGAGTCATTTGTGAAAATCCCCGCCACAAGCAAAGACAAGGTTAAGGAGGCAATTAGTGGCACGTATAGCTGGTGTTGATATACCTAATAATAAAAAAGTGGAAGTGGGTCTAACCTATATCTACGGAATCGGTCCGAGTACCGCTTTGAAAATAATTGAAGAATCCGGGGTGGATCGCACAAAACGAGTTAGCGAACTTAGTGAGCAGGAGATTTCCGCAATCAGAAAATTTATCGACTCTCATCTGATGGTGGAAGGTGATCTGCGTAAAGAAAAGGCTATGAACATTAAGCGCCTCATGGAAATTAACTGTTACAGAGGTTACAGACATAAAAACAATATGCCCTGCAGAGGGCAGAAAACACGCAGTAATGCCCGCACGAGAAGAGGCATGGCCGGAAGAGGCAGTATAAAAAGAAAATAAGTTTAGCATAGAGTGGAGGAATCATGGCTAAGCCAAGAAAAAGAAGAGAAAAAAGAAATATACCCAAGGGTATAGCGCACATTCAGTCAACATTTAACAATACAATTGTTACTTTTTCCGATATCAATGGTAATACGGTCTGCTGGTCAGCCAGCGGCGGAGAAGGGTTTAAGAATTCAAGAAAATCCACCCCTTATGCAGCTCAGCTGACAGCTGAATCTGCTGCCAAAAAGGCTCTTGATAACGGAATGAGAGAAGTGGAAATTAATGTGAAAGGTCCGGGAGCGGGCCGGGAAAATGCAATCAGGGCAATTCAGTCTGCAGGTATTAAGATAACAGTTATCAGGGACACTACTCCTGTGCCACATAACGGCTGCAGACCGAGAAAGAAAAGAAGAGTATAATGTTGGAGGTTAGCTTTGGCTAGATATACAGAAGCGGTATGTAAATTATGCAGGAGAGAAGGGCAAAAACTGTATTTGAAAGGTGAAAGGTGCTTTAAAGACAAGTGCGGTTTTGAGAAAAAAGGGTATCCCCCCGGTCAGCACGGTCAGATGCGTAAAAAAATCAGTGATTACGGAATGCAGCTAAGGGAAAAACAGAAGGTTAAAAGGATATATGGTGTTTTAGAGGCACAGTTCAGAGTGTATTTTGCAAAAGCAGTTCAAAGGGAAGGCATTACCGGTGAAAATCTGCTGCAGATACTTGAGAGAAGGCTGGATAATGTTGTCTTCAGGTCAGGTTTTGCAAGCAGCAGGAACGAAGCAAGGCAGTTTGTCAATCATAATCACTTTGTTGTAAATGGTAAAAAAATAAATATCCCTTCTTTTCAGGTTAGACCCGGGGATGTTGTTGAACTGAAAGAGAAAAGCCGTAAAATTCCCCGCATAAATGAATCGCTTGAAACGGCGGAAGGCAGAGGAATTCCGGAATGGGTTACAGTCGACAAATCGGGATATAAATCCACTGTTAACAGATTGCCCGCTAGAGATGATATAGCTTATGACATTCACGAACACCTGATTGTCGAGCTTTACTCTAAGTAACTATAGGTTAGTTAGTATTGGAGGATTATTTAATGATAGTAATGAATTTTAGAAGCCTTATAAAGCCGAAAAAAATAGAGCAGGAAAAAGTTACAAAGAATTACGGGAAATATTCTATAGAACCGTATGAAAAAGGCTTCGGTATTACTGTGGGCAACGCTTTAAGAAGGGTTCTGCTCTCTTCGATAGAAGGGAGTGCTGTTGTCGGCATTAGAATTGATGGTGTAAACCACGAATATGCAACTATCCCCGGAGTTCTTGAGGATGTTGTTGATATTATTCTTAATGTCAAATCTCTTGATCTTAAGCTTCATACCCATGAGCAGCGAAAAGTAAGAATTGAGAAAAAAGGTGAAGGCAACGTTACAGCTGCCGACATTATTGGTGATCCAAATGTTGAAGTACTTGACGGAAGTCAGCACATTGCAACCATTACAGATCCCAATGTAACGCTCAATATGGAGTTGTTTGTTGAAAGAGGTGTCGGATATGTTCCTGCTGAGGATATGAAGGAGAAATTCGATGAGGTTGATATCATCCCTGTTGATGCTGTCTTTGCACCAATAAGAAAGGTTAACTACACTGTTGACAATGCAAGGGTTGGCCACAGTACAGATTATGATAAACTCATCCTTGAGCTTGAAACCGACGGTTCCATCAATCCTGAAGATGCCATTGCATTTGCTGCTAAAATTATAAAAGATCATATGGAACTTTTTATCAATTTTGAAGAGCCGGAATATGAAGAAGAGGAAGATGAAGTTGATGAGAAGAATGAACAAATCCTTGAACTTTTGGATAAAAGTATTGAAGAGCTTGAACTTTCAGTGAGGGCATATAACTGCCTTAAAAATGCTGAAATTAAGACTTTGGCTGAACTCTGTTCCAAAACGGATGCAGAAATGCTGAAGACAAAAAACTTCGGAAGAAAGTCACTGGAAGAAATTAAAAAGGTTTTGAGTGAGCTGGGACTGAGCTTGGGAATGGATTTGGAGAGTATCGGTTATACTGAGAAAAATGAATCTGAGGGAGAGGAATAAATGCGTCACAGAATATCCGGAAAAAAATTAGGTAAATCAACACCACATAGATATGCTATGTTGAGAAACATGGCTAAATCTTTAGTGGAGCACGGAAGAATAGAAACAACTGTAGACAGAGCGAAGACTCTCAGACAGTTTGTCGAGCCTTTGATTACACTTGGCAAAAAAGGTGATGTTTCTGCCAGGAGGCTCGCTTTAAGACGACTTCCCGATAAAAAAGCAGTTCACAGAATTTTCGATGAAATATCACCTAAATTCAAAAACAGACCGGGCGGATACACCAGAATCCTGAAAACTGGATACAGGGAAGGTGATAACGCTAACTCTGCAATAATAGAATTTGTAGAGGATATCAGTACTTCCGGACAACCTGCTGAAGGTGAGGAAACTGCAGAAAAAAGTGAATAAGCTTATATGAATAAATCAGATATGAAAGGGGGGGTTGAAAGCCCCCCTTTTTTTTTAGAAGCAAAAAATCTGAATTTTTCAAGAAACAATGAAATAATCCTGGAGGATATCAGTTTCTCCGGATCTTTTAGCGGAATTTGTCTTATTAAAGGAATGGTTGGCACAGGCAAAACCACACTTTTGAAACTAATTGCAGATATCTTTGAACCCGATTCCGGCAAAGTCTCGCTTAAATATAAAGATGTAGAAAGTACTAAATATTTTGTTCATGCCAATCCCGAATTTAATTTTGTAATGGGAAACGTCCAGGATGAAATTAAAATAGCAGGGTTGAGCTCAGATAAGTTTGACAGCTACAATAATATGGATATTGATGAGTTATCTGGCGGTCAGCTTAAAAAACTGTCCGTTTTGATTGCAGTTGAAAGCAATAAGGATATTGTTATAATAGATGAGCCTTTTGAGATGCTTGATGATAATGAAATGATGAATGTTTATGAAACAATAGTGGAGAAATCAGGTAAAAAGGGATTCGTTATTGCTACACATGAAGATATTCTGGATGATGTAGCTGAAGTGATGATTAATCTGTGAGAGATAGATGTATTTTTATGCTGATCAGCTGAGCTTGTCTGCGGATGGGAAAACAATATTCCATGATATTTCTTTTGAGCTCTTAAAAGGCAGTATTACATGTGTTTACGGATGCAATGGTTCCGGAAAAACAGTGTTGCTAAAAACATTGCTGGGGCTCATACAACCTGACACCGGGGAAATTAGAAAGTTTGTTGATAATAATGAAATAGGTGCCTGTCTGCAGTTTCCGGAACACCTTATATATCATTCAACAGTTGAGAAAGAAATCATGAGCTTAACTTCAGATAGGGAATTGGCTGATGAGGTTTTGCAAAATCTGGGACTGACAGGTAAACGTAATGTTTCTCCTATGTTTTTAAGTGAGGGGCAAAAAAGACTGATGTTTCTCATGTCGCTGTTTGTTTCGCATTCACTGCTTTTTATCGACGAGCCTTTTACATCTCTTGACCGTACGAGTATTGATTTTATCGCTGATAAAATGAAAGTTTACGCCGGAAATGGTAAAAGCATTCTTTATACCACAAACAGGGTCAGGGAAACTGTTCATGCTGATAAGATTGTTAAATTATAGAGGTTTGTTATGAGAATAGAAGATCAGTTTGTTTTTTATGGCAAAAAATGTGTAAAAGAGGGGATGACAACCTCATTCTTCGGTAATATTTCTTTTTTGCAGGGTGATCTGTTGTATATTACTGCATCAGGAGCTATGCTTGATGATCTGGGACGAAATGATATTTTGCAGCTTAATATTAAAAAGGAATCTCCTGCTGAGAAACGTGCTTCATCTGAATTGTGTGTTCATCGTAAAATATATGAAAGAACATCTTTTAAAAGCGTAATACACACCCACAGCTTATATACAGTTATTCTTTCAAAGTATAAATCACAACTTTCATTTCAGCTTTCCGAAGTGTTGCCTTTTCTGGAGAACATACCGGTTGTTGAAGGCAGAAGCGGCAGTATGCAGCTGGCTGAAAATGTGGCGACTGCCGCCGAAAAAAGTACCCTTGTGGTGGTGAAGGAACATGGTGTGTTTGCCCAGGCTCCATCATTAAAAGAAGCCTATGTCAGAATTTCTGCTTTGGAATATATCAGCAAAAAGACCGTCCTTGAACAGATATATTATCGGGGATGATGTGTGAATGTACTAAATGTTCAGCATATTAATAAAAGCTACGCTGCCGACCCTGTTTTAACAGATGCTTCTTTTTCTGTTAACAGAGGAGAGAAAGTTGCACTAATCGGACAAAACGGCAGTGGTAAATCCACCCTTTTGAAGATTATATCCGGAGATGTCTCTGCAGACTCCGGTGATATTATTCTGGCCAAGTCGTCAAAAATCGCTTCAATAAGTCAGGAAACCTGTTTTAAAGGGACTCTGTTTGAGTTTATGGTTGAAGATTACAGGGATTTATTAAAGATGGAAACAGAGATGCATAAACGGCTTACACCTGATGTACTGGATTCATTGATGCTGAAGTATGAAAAGGAAGGCGGCTATGAATATAAAGCAAAAATAAGGACAGTACTTAAAGGGCTAGGTTTTGCAGAATCTGAATGGGAGAGAGATTTCGGCGAATTATCCGGCGGGGAAAAGATAAGGGGGAAACTTGCAAGAGTATTAGCCGGCAGAGGCGATATTTTGCTGCTTGATGAGCCTACAAACCATCTGGATATCGGCATGATTATCTGGCTGGAAACTTTTATCAGGAATACAGACAAAACTGTTATTTTTGTGAGCCATGACAGAAGATTTATCAGAAATACAGCAACGAGTGTTCTTTACCTGGCTGATAA is from Flexistipes sinusarabici DSM 4947 and encodes:
- the map gene encoding type I methionyl aminopeptidase; translation: MVILKSSSELEYMRKAGAIVKEVLSGLYDIIKPGVTTKTIDKYVYDTIISRSATPSFKNYRGFSGSACVSINEVVVHGIPGENVLKNGDIISVDVGAYKDGFHGDAARIYPVGEISDKASKLIDVTKESFFKGIEKAEVGGRLLDISHAIQTYVEENGFNVIRDYYGHGIGRELHEDPAIPNYGKPNRGTRLRAGMVLAIEPMVVEGSYEVETLDDGWTVVTKDRGLAAHYENTVAITHNGPEILTN
- the infA gene encoding translation initiation factor IF-1; its protein translation is MGKKDTIEFEGTVLEALPNAMFRVELENEHEVLAHLSGKMRMHFIRILPGDKVTVEISPYDLSRGRITYRHK
- the rpmJ gene encoding 50S ribosomal protein L36, which translates into the protein MKVKASVKPICKKCKVIKRRGIVRVICENPRHKQRQG
- the rpsM gene encoding 30S ribosomal protein S13, whose protein sequence is MARIAGVDIPNNKKVEVGLTYIYGIGPSTALKIIEESGVDRTKRVSELSEQEISAIRKFIDSHLMVEGDLRKEKAMNIKRLMEINCYRGYRHKNNMPCRGQKTRSNARTRRGMAGRGSIKRK
- the rpsK gene encoding 30S ribosomal protein S11; translated protein: MAKPRKRREKRNIPKGIAHIQSTFNNTIVTFSDINGNTVCWSASGGEGFKNSRKSTPYAAQLTAESAAKKALDNGMREVEINVKGPGAGRENAIRAIQSAGIKITVIRDTTPVPHNGCRPRKKRRV
- the rpsD gene encoding 30S ribosomal protein S4, whose product is MARYTEAVCKLCRREGQKLYLKGERCFKDKCGFEKKGYPPGQHGQMRKKISDYGMQLREKQKVKRIYGVLEAQFRVYFAKAVQREGITGENLLQILERRLDNVVFRSGFASSRNEARQFVNHNHFVVNGKKINIPSFQVRPGDVVELKEKSRKIPRINESLETAEGRGIPEWVTVDKSGYKSTVNRLPARDDIAYDIHEHLIVELYSK
- a CDS encoding DNA-directed RNA polymerase subunit alpha; its protein translation is MVMNFRSLIKPKKIEQEKVTKNYGKYSIEPYEKGFGITVGNALRRVLLSSIEGSAVVGIRIDGVNHEYATIPGVLEDVVDIILNVKSLDLKLHTHEQRKVRIEKKGEGNVTAADIIGDPNVEVLDGSQHIATITDPNVTLNMELFVERGVGYVPAEDMKEKFDEVDIIPVDAVFAPIRKVNYTVDNARVGHSTDYDKLILELETDGSINPEDAIAFAAKIIKDHMELFINFEEPEYEEEEDEVDEKNEQILELLDKSIEELELSVRAYNCLKNAEIKTLAELCSKTDAEMLKTKNFGRKSLEEIKKVLSELGLSLGMDLESIGYTEKNESEGEE
- the rplQ gene encoding 50S ribosomal protein L17, whose translation is MRHRISGKKLGKSTPHRYAMLRNMAKSLVEHGRIETTVDRAKTLRQFVEPLITLGKKGDVSARRLALRRLPDKKAVHRIFDEISPKFKNRPGGYTRILKTGYREGDNANSAIIEFVEDISTSGQPAEGEETAEKSE
- a CDS encoding ATP-binding cassette domain-containing protein, which produces MNKSDMKGGVESPPFFLEAKNLNFSRNNEIILEDISFSGSFSGICLIKGMVGTGKTTLLKLIADIFEPDSGKVSLKYKDVESTKYFVHANPEFNFVMGNVQDEIKIAGLSSDKFDSYNNMDIDELSGGQLKKLSVLIAVESNKDIVIIDEPFEMLDDNEMMNVYETIVEKSGKKGFVIATHEDILDDVAEVMINL
- a CDS encoding ABC transporter ATP-binding protein; amino-acid sequence: MYFYADQLSLSADGKTIFHDISFELLKGSITCVYGCNGSGKTVLLKTLLGLIQPDTGEIRKFVDNNEIGACLQFPEHLIYHSTVEKEIMSLTSDRELADEVLQNLGLTGKRNVSPMFLSEGQKRLMFLMSLFVSHSLLFIDEPFTSLDRTSIDFIADKMKVYAGNGKSILYTTNRVRETVHADKIVKL
- a CDS encoding class II aldolase/adducin family protein, encoding MRIEDQFVFYGKKCVKEGMTTSFFGNISFLQGDLLYITASGAMLDDLGRNDILQLNIKKESPAEKRASSELCVHRKIYERTSFKSVIHTHSLYTVILSKYKSQLSFQLSEVLPFLENIPVVEGRSGSMQLAENVATAAEKSTLVVVKEHGVFAQAPSLKEAYVRISALEYISKKTVLEQIYYRG